One segment of Macrotis lagotis isolate mMagLag1 chromosome 1, bilby.v1.9.chrom.fasta, whole genome shotgun sequence DNA contains the following:
- the PAPOLG gene encoding poly(A) polymerase gamma isoform X5 produces the protein MKEMSARSAVLETQRQKHYGITSPISLASPKEIDHIYTQKLIEAMKPFGVFEDEEELNHRLVVLGKLNNLVKEWISELSESKNLPPSVVANVGGKIFTFGSYRLGVHTKGADIDALCVAPRHVERSDFFQSFFEKLKHQDGIRNLRAIEDAYVPVVKFEFDGIEIDLVFARLAIQTVSDNLDLRDDSRLRSLDIRCIRSLNGCRVTDEILHLVPNKETFRLTLRAVKLWAKRRGIYSNMLGFLGGVSWAMLVARTCQLYPNAAASTLVHKFFLVFSKW, from the exons ATGAAAGAAATGTCAGC taGAAGTGCTGTGCTGGAGACCCAGCGTCAGAAGCATTATGGAATCACGTCTCCAATTAGTCTGGCATCTCCCAAAGAAATAGATCATATTTATACACAGAAGTTAATTGAAGCCATGAAACCATTTGGTGTATTTGAAGATGAAGAGGAATTAAATCACAG GCTTGTTGTTCTTGGCAAACTGAATAATCTGGTAAAAGAATGGATTTCTGAACTCAGTGAAAGTAAG aaTCTTCCACCTTCTGTTGTGGCTAATGTTGGGGGTAAGATTTTTACCTTTGGATCTTACAGACTAGGGGTACACACTAAAG GTGCTGATATTGATGCACTGTGTGTTGCACCCAGACATGTGGAAAGATCTGATTTTTTCCAGTCCTTTTTTGAGAAACTCAAACATCAGGATGGAATTAGAAATTTAAGggcaa TAGAAGATGCTTATGTGCCAgtagtcaaatttgaatttgatgGTATTGAG ATTGACCTTGTGTTTGCAAGACTGGCTATACAGACTGTTTCTGATAACTTAGATCTCCGAGATGATTCACGTCTGAGAAGCCTAGATATAAGGTGTATTAGAAGTCTCAATg GTTGCAGAGTTACTGATGAAATTTTGCATTTGGTGCCAAATAAGGAGACTTTTAGACTCACTCTTAGAGCAGTCAAACTGTGGGCAAAGA GACGGGGGATTTATTCCAACATGCTAGGATTTCTTGGTGGTGTTTCTTGGGCAATGCTGGTTGCAAGAACTTGTCAGTTATATCCAAATGCAGCAGCATCAACTCTAGTCCACAAGTTCTTTTTAGTATTTTCAAAATGGTAA